One window of Anaerolineales bacterium genomic DNA carries:
- a CDS encoding amidohydrolase, giving the protein MKLLYNADIHTLDSTAPRASAILIARGRVIAVGDRDNLESLAHGKVEKHDMKGATILPGLTDAHLHMQHYALGLSKVDCETKTKDECLNRIAERARSSKPGEWVLGHGWQQNDWDGNFPTAADLDVVSPNNPVYLTAKSLHAAWVNTVALKLANITDETPNPKDGAVQRDSKGKATGILLETAMALVSSIVPQPSPGGIEAAMEYAQSVLWRMGITGIHDFDRRDSFMALQSLNAKGKLKIRVCKNIPVESVEQANDLGLKSGFGDDMLWIGSVKAFMDGALGPRTAAMFQPYEGEPDNKGILNMDGEELFEHARKAADVGLSMTVHAIGDKANHEVLNAFEQLRRYETQNGLPHLRHRIEHVQVIHPDDAPRLANLDVVASMQPIHATSDMHAADRYWGERSRLSYAWRTQLNYGALLAFGSDAPVESPNPFWGLHAAITRQRADGSPSSAGWYPEQKLTLAEALSAYTSGAAYAAYAEDRLGKLAENYHADLIVLEEDPFEIDPANLLTIKPSAVMIDGKWVVG; this is encoded by the coding sequence ATGAAACTCCTCTATAACGCGGACATCCACACGCTCGATTCAACCGCTCCACGCGCCTCGGCGATCCTCATCGCCCGCGGGCGGGTCATCGCCGTGGGGGATAGGGATAACCTCGAAAGCCTCGCTCACGGCAAGGTCGAAAAACATGATATGAAAGGAGCGACCATCCTGCCGGGATTAACCGACGCGCATCTCCACATGCAGCATTATGCGCTGGGATTGTCCAAAGTGGATTGCGAGACAAAGACGAAAGATGAATGTCTGAACCGCATTGCGGAACGGGCGAGATCGTCAAAGCCCGGCGAGTGGGTGTTGGGACATGGCTGGCAGCAAAATGATTGGGATGGCAATTTCCCGACAGCCGCCGATCTCGATGTCGTCTCGCCGAATAACCCTGTGTATCTCACCGCAAAATCGCTCCATGCGGCATGGGTGAACACAGTTGCGCTGAAACTTGCGAACATCACCGATGAGACGCCAAACCCGAAGGATGGTGCCGTTCAACGCGACTCGAAGGGTAAAGCCACCGGAATTCTGCTCGAAACGGCCATGGCGTTGGTCAGCTCCATCGTCCCGCAGCCAAGCCCCGGCGGGATCGAGGCGGCCATGGAATATGCCCAATCCGTTTTATGGAGAATGGGCATCACGGGCATCCACGATTTCGACCGGCGGGATTCTTTCATGGCATTGCAATCATTGAATGCGAAGGGCAAACTAAAAATACGCGTATGCAAGAACATTCCGGTGGAAAGCGTCGAGCAGGCGAACGACCTCGGTTTGAAAAGCGGCTTTGGCGATGACATGCTTTGGATCGGCTCGGTCAAAGCCTTCATGGACGGCGCGCTCGGTCCGCGCACGGCGGCGATGTTCCAACCGTATGAGGGCGAGCCGGACAATAAAGGAATTCTTAACATGGACGGCGAAGAACTTTTCGAACACGCCCGCAAAGCGGCTGATGTGGGTCTGAGCATGACCGTCCATGCGATCGGCGATAAAGCGAATCATGAAGTGCTTAATGCCTTCGAGCAATTGAGAAGATATGAAACACAAAACGGTCTGCCGCATTTACGCCATCGCATCGAGCATGTGCAGGTCATTCATCCCGACGATGCGCCGCGTCTTGCGAATCTCGATGTCGTTGCATCCATGCAGCCCATCCATGCCACATCCGATATGCACGCCGCGGATCGTTACTGGGGCGAACGCTCCAGGCTCTCTTATGCCTGGCGGACTCAATTGAATTACGGCGCGCTGCTGGCTTTTGGATCGGATGCGCCGGTGGAGTCTCCCAATCCATTTTGGGGATTGCACGCCGCGATTACCCGGCAGCGTGCCGACGGCTCTCCCTCCTCCGCTGGCTGGTACCCCGAACAAAAATTGACACTCGCCGAAGCCTTGTCGGCATATACCTCCGGCGCCGCCTATGCCGCCTATGCGGAAGACCGGCTTGGCAAACTTGCCGAAAATTATCACGCCGACCTGATCGTCCTCGAAGAGGACCCGTTTGAAATCGACCCGGCGAACCTGTTGACAATCAAGCCTTCTGCTGTCATGATTGATGGAAAATGGGTCGTCGGCTGA
- a CDS encoding HAMP domain-containing histidine kinase, whose product MDKGTLSELHRIFQEVQSKPDIKSALDVLFLSMRSFFVFDNVAIYLSDRKTRGLDILYARAMGRGKTAEADAAWGEVAANDVIMNEHMVIHGPKKGSRNDDRISQTYLLGVPLYIGSKLRGALLFVRFGGPEYSDVHIHIASLQAVWTSALIEHKELQEARNELDSVQRQMRLQDDFVSTISHELRTPLGFIKGYSTSLLRQDTKWDEATQREFLTIIDEETDRLAKLIEDMLESARLQSKTIQFKFSPIRLDALVRDVASRVQMHHPRLVVDLQLEPVPSVLGDGVRLSQVFENLFSNAIKYAPGTKITIGAKAVNGKVRVSFTDGGEGIPEEFIPFLFERFYRVPGERTVTGTGLGLYICKQIVMAHHGNIWVESVLDRGTTFYIELPANPAL is encoded by the coding sequence ATGGACAAGGGCACGCTTTCAGAATTACACCGCATTTTCCAGGAGGTGCAATCGAAGCCGGATATAAAATCCGCGTTGGATGTCCTGTTCCTTTCCATGCGGAGTTTCTTTGTTTTCGACAATGTCGCCATCTACCTGAGCGACCGAAAGACGCGCGGCTTGGATATCCTCTATGCCCGCGCCATGGGACGGGGAAAGACCGCAGAAGCAGATGCGGCCTGGGGGGAGGTCGCGGCGAACGATGTCATCATGAACGAACACATGGTGATTCACGGTCCCAAAAAAGGCTCGAGGAATGATGATCGCATTTCGCAGACCTACTTGTTGGGAGTACCTCTTTATATCGGTTCGAAGCTGCGAGGCGCTTTGTTATTTGTCCGCTTTGGAGGACCGGAATATTCGGATGTCCACATCCATATCGCGTCGCTTCAGGCGGTTTGGACCTCAGCCCTGATCGAGCACAAGGAACTTCAGGAGGCGCGCAATGAATTGGATTCCGTCCAGAGGCAGATGCGCCTGCAGGATGATTTCGTTTCGACCATTTCGCATGAATTGCGGACCCCCCTTGGTTTTATCAAAGGTTACAGCACAAGCCTCCTGCGCCAGGATACGAAATGGGATGAAGCCACCCAGCGTGAATTTTTGACGATCATTGATGAAGAGACAGACCGTCTTGCGAAATTGATCGAAGACATGCTTGAGTCTGCCCGCCTGCAAAGCAAGACCATCCAATTCAAATTCTCTCCCATTCGGCTCGATGCTCTCGTGCGCGATGTTGCCTCCCGGGTGCAGATGCATCACCCGCGCCTTGTTGTCGATCTGCAGCTAGAACCTGTCCCGTCTGTTCTGGGGGATGGGGTGCGCCTCTCGCAGGTGTTCGAAAATCTTTTCAGCAATGCCATTAAATATGCTCCCGGCACGAAGATCACGATAGGCGCGAAGGCTGTGAATGGAAAAGTCAGGGTGTCCTTCACCGACGGGGGCGAGGGCATCCCGGAGGAATTCATTCCTTTCCTGTTCGAACGTTTCTACCGCGTTCCGGGCGAGCGCACGGTGACCGGCACGGGGTTGGGGCTTTATATTTGCAAGCAAATTGTTATGGCGCATCATGGTAATATTTGGGTAGAGTCAGTGTTGGATCGCGGGACGACCTTCTATATCGAACTGCCTGCCAATCCGGCGCTTTGA